One window of the Chitinophaga niabensis genome contains the following:
- a CDS encoding SatD family protein has translation MKKQAAVITGDIIQSSLLKATQRKHFQKILERVFAAIKEKDATFRAEQYRGDSFQAVFIQNPELALYSGLLLQAWLRKENFQVRISIGTGDITFTSKNVVTSDGTAFQHSGPYLDELKKKNGLISIVSPHSAVNQEWAIHSQVLSFLIERWSAPQAEAILEQLNGLTQAQTAEKLKIRQPAVNQRLQAAGWQVITMIISRFELQISSMF, from the coding sequence ATGAAAAAACAAGCAGCCGTAATAACCGGCGATATTATTCAATCCTCCCTGCTGAAAGCCACGCAGCGTAAGCATTTCCAGAAAATACTGGAAAGGGTTTTCGCGGCCATAAAGGAAAAGGATGCTACTTTCAGGGCAGAACAGTACCGGGGAGACAGTTTCCAGGCGGTATTCATTCAAAATCCAGAACTGGCGCTATACAGCGGCCTGCTATTACAGGCATGGCTCCGAAAAGAAAATTTCCAGGTACGCATATCCATTGGTACAGGCGATATTACTTTTACCTCAAAAAACGTTGTTACATCAGATGGTACGGCCTTTCAACATTCGGGCCCCTACCTGGATGAGCTGAAGAAAAAGAACGGGCTCATCTCTATTGTTAGCCCCCATTCCGCTGTTAACCAGGAATGGGCTATTCACAGCCAGGTGCTTTCTTTCCTGATCGAACGCTGGAGCGCTCCACAGGCAGAAGCCATACTGGAACAACTGAACGGACTTACCCAGGCGCAAACCGCTGAGAAGCTGAAGATCCGCCAGCCGGCTGTCAATCAAAGATTACAGGCAGCAGGGTGGCAGGTGATCACCATGATCATCAGCAGGTTTGAGCTACAGATTTCATCTATGTTTTAG
- a CDS encoding pyridoxine 5'-phosphate synthase: MTKLSVNINKFATLRNARGGNLPDILQVAKDCERFGADGITVHPRPDERHIRFQDVRDLKPLVTTEFNIEGYPSKEFMDLVLAVKPHQCTLVPDPPGAITSNTGWDTVQYQSFLKDVISTLKKAGIRVSVFLNPDISKVEGAKSAGADRIELYTGPYAEEYTKARTQPQNFRLFNDYKNTAKEASAIGLELNAGHDLNLDNLRFFKLHIPQLKEVSIGHALVADAIYFGLENTIQLYKRLLVD; this comes from the coding sequence ATGACGAAGCTGAGTGTTAACATCAATAAGTTCGCCACACTGCGTAATGCACGCGGTGGCAACCTGCCGGATATTTTACAGGTAGCTAAAGACTGTGAACGGTTCGGTGCTGACGGTATTACGGTACATCCCCGGCCGGATGAACGCCATATCCGTTTCCAGGATGTAAGGGATCTGAAGCCGCTGGTTACAACTGAATTCAATATTGAAGGATATCCTTCGAAGGAATTTATGGACCTGGTATTGGCCGTAAAACCGCACCAATGCACCCTCGTTCCTGACCCTCCGGGCGCTATCACTTCCAACACCGGCTGGGATACCGTGCAATACCAGTCTTTTCTGAAAGACGTGATCAGCACACTGAAAAAAGCAGGCATCAGGGTGTCTGTTTTCCTCAACCCGGATATCAGTAAAGTAGAAGGTGCCAAATCCGCAGGAGCGGACCGGATTGAGTTGTATACGGGCCCTTACGCAGAGGAATACACGAAGGCCCGCACACAACCGCAGAACTTTCGTTTATTCAACGATTATAAGAACACTGCTAAAGAAGCTTCTGCTATCGGGCTGGAATTAAATGCCGGCCATGATCTGAACCTGGATAACCTCCGGTTCTTCAAGCTGCATATCCCACAGCTGAAAGAAGTATCTATTGGCCATGCCCTGGTGGCAGACGCCATTTATTTTGGATTGGAAAATACCATTCAGCTATATAAGCGGCTTTTAGTTGACTAA
- a CDS encoding DUF3307 domain-containing protein, giving the protein MLLLIKWLCAHLIGDFALQTTGFVQHKRRHKAASPFLYIHSIMHGVLIYVFTGWWQEWIIPAIVAVSHFLIDWWKVYRKDNARNFLIDQALHVLVILVLWIQVSSGWARVLPFLSGILEDKTVWAILLGYVAVIWPISFLLGFTTKRWRDQVADARFTNSRASLSEAGRWIGIFERILVLTFIVTDHYEGIGFLIAAKSILRFNDLKDNENRRETEYILIGTLMSFSASIFAGLVVKFLLA; this is encoded by the coding sequence ATGCTTTTATTGATTAAATGGCTCTGCGCCCACCTTATAGGTGACTTCGCGCTGCAAACCACCGGTTTTGTTCAACACAAACGGCGCCATAAAGCTGCATCGCCCTTTCTTTACATTCACTCCATCATGCATGGTGTGCTGATCTATGTTTTCACCGGCTGGTGGCAGGAATGGATCATTCCGGCAATCGTTGCCGTCTCCCATTTTCTGATAGACTGGTGGAAAGTATACCGGAAAGACAATGCCCGCAACTTTCTCATCGACCAGGCTTTGCATGTACTGGTGATACTGGTATTGTGGATCCAGGTATCCTCAGGATGGGCCAGGGTACTACCTTTCCTGTCTGGCATCCTGGAAGACAAAACCGTATGGGCCATCCTGTTGGGTTATGTGGCCGTGATATGGCCTATTTCATTCCTCCTGGGTTTTACCACCAAACGCTGGCGGGACCAGGTGGCAGATGCAAGGTTCACCAACAGCAGGGCTTCCCTGAGTGAAGCCGGAAGATGGATCGGTATCTTTGAAAGGATACTGGTGCTTACTTTTATTGTCACAGATCATTATGAAGGCATTGGCTTCCTGATCGCAGCGAAATCTATCCTTCGCTTCAATGATCTGAAGGATAATGAGAACCGCAGAGAAACGGAATACATCCTCATTGGTACGCTGATGAGTTTCTCTGCCTCTATTTTCGCAGGACTTGTAGTAAAGTTTTTATTGGCGTAA
- the ahcY gene encoding adenosylhomocysteinase yields the protein MSTIAKSKIDLSLKYKVKDMSLAEWGRKEIELAEAEMPGLMALREEYGKSQPLKGARIAGCLHMTIQTAVLIETLVALGAEVQWSSCNIFSTQDHAAAAIAAAGIPVYAWKGLSEEDFNWCIEQTLFFGSTDRPLNMILDDGGDLTNMVFDVYPELIQHIKGLSEETTTGVHRLYERMKAGTLPMPAININDSVTKSKFDNKYGCRESCVDAIRRATDVMIAGKVAVVAGFGDVGKGSAESLAGAGARVIVTEIDPICALQAAMEGYEVKKMADAVKEADIIVTTTGCRDIITGEHFKAMKDKAIVCNIGHFDIEIDVSWLNTNYGHTKVEIKPQVDKYTIDGKDIILLAEGRLVNLGCATGHPSFVMSNSFTNQTLAQLELWLNTDKYENKVYVLPKHLDEKVARLHLKKIGVELDVLTNTQSTYLGIPVEGPFKPEYYRY from the coding sequence ATGTCCACAATTGCTAAATCCAAGATTGATTTGAGCCTCAAATACAAAGTTAAAGACATGTCTTTGGCAGAGTGGGGTCGCAAAGAAATAGAACTGGCGGAAGCCGAAATGCCGGGTTTGATGGCCCTGCGTGAAGAGTATGGTAAATCTCAGCCCCTGAAAGGTGCGCGTATTGCCGGTTGCTTACACATGACCATTCAAACAGCTGTGCTGATCGAAACCCTGGTAGCCCTGGGTGCAGAAGTACAATGGAGCTCCTGCAATATTTTCTCTACCCAAGACCACGCTGCTGCTGCTATTGCTGCTGCAGGTATCCCTGTTTATGCATGGAAAGGTCTTAGTGAAGAAGATTTCAACTGGTGTATTGAACAAACTCTGTTCTTTGGCAGCACTGATCGTCCTCTGAACATGATCCTGGATGATGGTGGTGACCTCACCAATATGGTTTTTGACGTTTATCCTGAACTGATCCAGCATATTAAAGGTCTTAGCGAAGAAACTACTACCGGCGTTCACCGTCTGTATGAAAGAATGAAAGCCGGCACTTTACCTATGCCAGCTATCAATATCAATGACTCCGTTACCAAATCCAAATTTGATAATAAATATGGTTGCCGCGAATCCTGCGTAGATGCTATCCGTCGTGCTACGGATGTAATGATTGCAGGTAAGGTTGCTGTAGTTGCTGGTTTTGGTGATGTGGGTAAAGGTTCTGCCGAGTCTCTCGCAGGTGCCGGTGCCCGTGTTATTGTAACTGAAATTGACCCGATCTGTGCGCTGCAGGCTGCTATGGAAGGTTACGAAGTGAAAAAGATGGCGGATGCTGTAAAAGAAGCAGACATCATCGTAACAACCACCGGTTGCCGTGATATCATCACCGGCGAACACTTCAAAGCGATGAAAGATAAAGCCATCGTTTGTAACATCGGTCACTTCGATATCGAAATTGATGTTTCCTGGTTGAACACCAACTACGGTCACACTAAAGTGGAGATCAAACCTCAGGTAGATAAATATACCATTGATGGTAAAGATATCATCCTGCTGGCTGAAGGCCGCCTGGTGAACCTGGGTTGTGCTACCGGTCACCCTTCTTTTGTGATGAGTAACTCCTTCACTAACCAAACACTCGCTCAGCTTGAACTGTGGTTGAACACAGACAAGTACGAGAACAAGGTATATGTACTGCCTAAACACCTGGATGAAAAAGTAGCCCGCCTCCATCTGAAAAAGATCGGCGTTGAGCTGGATGTGCTGACTAACACACAATCCACTTACCTGGGCATTCCGGTTGAAGGTCCGTTCAAACCTGAATACTACCGTTACTAG